The genomic stretch cttttaatCCTGTGCGCTTTGATTACAGCAAGGTCTGTCCTTTACAGCATGGAGCCGTACTtagttgtatttttgtatttgaaacATTCACAAAAGGCTTCATGTCAGTTTATAGTgacaatttaaataaagtgatttGGACATTATTGAAAATAGCTcacttttttattcattttttttgcaCAAAAGGGCataacagtaaaaaaacaacaattatatatatttcaccaaCAATAGTTCAGCAAGAGGCCTCATTTATAAAACGatgctgttttcattttgatcaCAAGATCATGTTTAACTTGTGTATGCACAGCAAAGGGGTATGGTGGAGCTTTGTAGcagtccagtgaaaaccatacATCTCCAGATTTGGTGATGTTGAATTTTgcagataaactgaaggattaACTGTTCCTTTGTGGCTGACATCACTCCTTTTTCTTatgataaataaacaatttgAAACCCCATCAGattgtttgaaaaatatattatcaCAAAGTTCGCAGGACAGCGAAGATATATGCCAGTTCTGTTCTCACTGTGTGCTCTTATAGCGCTCAGCGGGCACATATCTTAATTTTAGTCTCAATTCATTAACAACTACGTTTGCAGATTTCTGTCTTGGCACCATTTAGACAAAATCTTAATAAATGAAGCCACATAAGTAACACACTATTAATACTCTACCACACACAACGGTGAATAATTAATTGCAACTATTAATACGCCAATTGCTTTTAACATTGCTCTCCACATGGAAATCGAAGGCGTCTGATTCATCCATCACAGTGCTGTTGTAACACTCGTGTAGTGCAGTGTATATTACATAAACAGTCAATGTGGCGTTCTAGTGCATTTAATCCTTCAGTAGTGGCAGTGGAAGAACTGAAGAATCAAACATACATGCAAGAAAAGTAAATGCATAAACAACATaagcaaatatgtttttcaacACAAAAAAGATTCACATATCGAGCTTTTAACAAAGTAATAATGCATTAAGGGGCTTCAACGCActgttattcacacacacacacacacacacacacacacacacacacacacacacacacacacacacacacacacacacacaggttttaaAAAGCACTTACAGCAGACAAACTGAAACGTTAGAGCAGAGAGTATCTTACACTTTAGGTTATTTGAACAGATTTGAAAATGAATCATAATTTCTGTTGCTTAGATTCATGACGACTCTCAAACATAAAATATTTGAGACAAACAATGTAACGACCCAGAGACATGCGGTACAGCATGCCACAGGAACTCTGTTGACCCAAAAGTCAAATTTTAAAGGAAGATAAGTAAACAATATCctcaatttatttaaaaaaaggcactCTTGTAGAGTTTAGACAATTGGACAGAGGTTGTAACCAGCCAACCTGCAATCTGTTCttctatatactgtacatatgttttttgttttttacagtaatactgtaaatgtataaatgatgaTGAAGCCCCACTTACAAACTTCATTATTAGTACTCCTAAACATGTATCACTAACTACAACATTTAGTGTTGTAGTTGAGTACATCTGTAAAGAGGGTCACAGTACATGACTGAAAGTAAATATTAGTCAATATTTCAGATTTAGACATTTACTCCCACTTGCAGATTGTACAAACCGCATCTACGAACTCAGTATCACGAGAGCAAACAAATTCACAGCTTTATGATTATTTAAGTGTCAGGTTGGCATTTCTATTTTTACCAAATCATCTAAGACACTGGATATGAGTTTGGGCATACAAAAGTATAGTATCTagtattttttgtaaaaaagttgttaaaaacaaacaaacagtcttCACACATCCAATTAGACTTCCTGAATGTCTTGACATGattgatgtgtaaaataaatgtctacCCTTGGATACTCAACAGAAGACTTTAAAGGGGGGAAAGAAGAAGGTCTGGTTCCCCCTCTGTTTACATGTTTGGCTGTATAAGACTTTTATGGAGAAAGCCCCCCAACTAAGAATAAATGCATGTATTTAACAAACAATCAATATGACCTTGATGGGATTGCTACTGTACACAGTAAAACTGTAACTGTATGGTTTAATGAAACACATGCAGATCTTTGCAGATGACAGCTCAGCAGTGGCCATTTCTCCTACGAAGGTTTATTTTGTATGATCAAACATGTCAACTGGGGAAGATCtcatggtggtggtggtcagTCCGAGTCCGAGTCTGAAAACTCATCtagaaaacaaaagtgaaagaaaCACCTTTGGTAACATAATGAGTTTGGACCAGTTAgataaataatagaataaatccaataatatGGTTTAATTAAAGACATGTCTTGATTCAATTATTAAATGGATTAAATGATCTGAGATTCAGTCATGATATCACAGAAAATTATGGATTCTATTTTCATTAAACTACACAACAAGCCCAAACTTTGACACatacaactttgttttttaaagagttgGTTTACCCACTTCACAAAACATATTCACTTCCTCTAGCGGTATCAAACAGTGCATATAGTTTGGGTCTTAAAATATCCTTCTCTGAAACTTGTGTCTAATTTGTGGCATAACAagttaaaaattaaaaacaaacctgcCTAGATACAGAAGAAAACATTCATCTTAACATTAATGTGAAAGAGGCCAAACACAGCATGCATAAAAAGCAGTTTGTCTATGCTGTAACGTGTAACCTGTGCACTTCTGTGTGCCATTAAACATAGACCAAAGGAAGTggaatttttttaatttcaaaaatattttgcaaaacaaactgGGCCATGTAGTTGTAACTCATATCATACATGCCTATATTTAGTAACATATAGCCatatcttttaaaaacatttatagtattttatttaatatacatgTTCTTAGATTGTCTTTTATCAGATTTGCATTTGGGGTATTACCTTGCTGTCTTGATGGCTCCTCATTGGACTCCCCTCCTCCTTGCTTTAGGAAAGTGGCCAGCTCATTGAAAATGaggtaaaaatctaaagcaaaAACGATTGTGGCAACAAACCCAAATATCTATAAAAGAGAAAGGCATTTGATATCAATACAGTGAAACATAAGTGAGATTATTGAACAAAAACTAAGTGTGTTGCATGTACTtagcaacaaataaataatggtgGTGCCAAAAGTTGACTTTACCCCGGCGGCCTTAGAGGAACCGTCCACATATTTGGATACTGCTATTATGGAAATGATGAAGAAGATAATGGAGGCAGTCACACATCTCAAGAAATCCtttgagagagaagaaagaaacaccATGATTCATTGGAAAAACCTAACCGTAgcctattattattttcttctctaaGCACTGGAAGACGGTTTTTGTCATACAACAGCATCCACAGCAATATTTTAGAATGTCTCTCACCATAAGAGGCCAGAGGAAGCCTTTGAACCTCTCATTGAATTTGGTTGAGTAAGCGAACAACAAGAAGAGAGCAGCCAGGAACTCCAGCAGGGGAACTGTCACAAAGGTTGCTGCTGTGGAGGCCGCGAAACAAACAAACGACACGAAGGACAGCACCTAAAAAGACAATTACAAATGGAGAAATATAAGtgtaacatgtacagtatgtttagtGTTGGGATGCTCACCATATGAagattgagctattggactcaatttcACATGATCCTTTGTGTGTAGACCCTCcttcacttcctgcaacctgatGTCACCTTTTCGTACGCAGGTGTGAAAACTCAGCTGATAAAACCAGAACACAGTCATTTGTGCATTTTCTTGTGTGCAAGACGCCGCcacaaacaaagacagcacGCTGCTTCCCTTCATCTCAAAGGAGTCgccagctaagctaacagctgagAGCTAAGTAGCCTTTGcattcatgaactgaacctCCACTGGGCTTTGTTTAAATGATTTTGCAAACATTAACTTAACACGGCTAAGTAAGTATAGAACTAATgtactgttgtaaatgtttgtacatgtgttgaTTTGGTTTTTATTCACTGAACTGTATTGTGAAATCTGTTGTGTGGAGCTAATGGGTAACTTTAGGTTGTTTCGCTAGGTGCTGTGttagtattgtacacacagacacagatgtaATGtatacatgctggtttgtttaatgttgtacaagaGTGAGTATTGTCAACCTCTACTATCAAAGAATTC from Cottoperca gobio chromosome 3, fCotGob3.1, whole genome shotgun sequence encodes the following:
- the LOC115027435 gene encoding CKLF-like MARVEL transmembrane domain-containing protein 3 — translated: MGDIEAPNSSLPRQNVLLSLLPSKEFACSRKGMLLIAEVVLSFVSFVCFAASTAATFVTVPLLEFLAALFLLFAYSTKFNERFKGFLWPLMDFLRCVTASIIFFIISIIAVSKYVDGSSKAAGIFGFVATIVFALDFYLIFNELATFLKQGGGESNEEPSRQQDEFSDSDSD